In one window of Calditrichota bacterium DNA:
- a CDS encoding long-chain fatty acid--CoA ligase, with the protein MEPKPWFNHYDEGVPHSLQPYPEKTLLDIVAETARQRPQLPAMTFKGARLSYAQFDALSRHFASGVAHWGLQKGEHVGLLLPNSPQMLIAQFGAWKAGAVVAPLNPLYTERELLLAFQKSEATLAVVLAPFYEKVKAVQTETRLRRILTVNIKTFLPPMLRFLFTLFKEKKEGYRPRLRDGDQDFDAFLKSSTALPEPNVQVDGDDPALLMFSGGTTGTPKAALGLHKHLVISGTQFQAWFGAICLEWTDPIMALMPLFHIYAQAGSMATAIVGHHPLVLVPNPRDLNDVIASIEKEKPAFMPAVPTLFNAMLNHPKVVKKKANLRSLKLCISGAAPLLLETKQRFEQATGGRIVEAYALTESMLAGVITPVHGTYKPGAVGIPLPDVEIKIVDTETGTKELQPEEVGEILLRAPQLMAGYWKNPEETATTIRNGWLYTGDIGFLDKDGYLYIVDRKKDLIKPSGFQVWPREVEEVIAAHPAVAEVGVAGVPDAYQSEAVKAWVVLREGHHLTTEELRAYCKQKLT; encoded by the coding sequence ATGGAACCCAAACCCTGGTTCAACCATTACGATGAGGGGGTGCCGCATTCACTTCAGCCTTATCCGGAAAAAACTCTGCTGGACATTGTGGCCGAAACGGCGCGACAACGCCCTCAGCTTCCGGCCATGACATTCAAAGGTGCGCGTCTCTCCTACGCCCAGTTTGATGCCTTGAGTCGTCACTTCGCTTCAGGAGTGGCCCATTGGGGACTTCAAAAAGGAGAACACGTGGGGCTTTTACTTCCCAATTCGCCACAAATGCTCATTGCCCAATTTGGCGCGTGGAAAGCAGGAGCCGTGGTCGCGCCGCTCAATCCCCTGTACACGGAACGCGAACTCCTTCTGGCATTCCAAAAAAGCGAGGCTACACTGGCGGTGGTGCTTGCTCCCTTCTACGAGAAAGTGAAAGCCGTTCAAACGGAAACCCGTTTGCGGCGGATTCTTACGGTCAATATTAAGACATTTCTCCCGCCGATGCTGCGATTTTTATTCACCCTATTTAAGGAGAAAAAGGAAGGCTACCGACCAAGGCTTCGGGACGGCGACCAGGATTTTGACGCCTTTCTAAAAAGCAGCACGGCGCTTCCCGAACCAAACGTTCAGGTTGATGGTGACGACCCGGCACTGCTCATGTTTTCCGGCGGCACCACCGGAACGCCCAAAGCGGCCCTGGGTCTGCACAAACATCTGGTGATTTCCGGCACACAGTTTCAGGCCTGGTTTGGAGCCATCTGTCTGGAATGGACCGATCCCATAATGGCCTTAATGCCCCTTTTCCACATTTATGCCCAGGCCGGATCAATGGCTACGGCCATTGTGGGGCACCACCCGCTGGTTCTGGTGCCCAATCCCCGCGATTTGAACGACGTGATTGCCAGTATCGAAAAAGAAAAGCCCGCTTTCATGCCGGCTGTCCCCACGCTGTTCAATGCCATGCTGAATCACCCCAAAGTGGTGAAAAAGAAGGCGAATTTGCGTTCCCTGAAACTCTGTATTTCCGGCGCGGCTCCTTTGCTGCTTGAAACCAAACAGCGTTTTGAGCAAGCAACCGGCGGACGTATTGTGGAAGCCTACGCCCTCACGGAATCCATGCTGGCAGGCGTGATTACGCCCGTTCATGGCACCTACAAGCCGGGGGCGGTGGGTATTCCCCTGCCGGATGTGGAAATCAAAATTGTGGACACCGAAACGGGCACAAAAGAATTACAACCCGAGGAGGTGGGCGAAATCCTGCTTCGTGCCCCGCAACTCATGGCCGGATACTGGAAAAATCCGGAAGAAACCGCCACCACCATTCGGAACGGTTGGTTGTACACGGGCGACATCGGTTTTCTGGATAAAGACGGCTACCTGTACATCGTCGACCGCAAAAAGGACCTGATTAAGCCCAGTGGATTTCAGGTGTGGCCGCGGGAGGTGGAAGAGGTGATTGCGGCCCACCCGGCCGTGGCTGAAGTGGGGGTGGCCGGTGTCCCGGACGCCTATCAAAGCGAGGCGGTGAAGGCTTGGGTGGTGCTGCGCGAAGGGCATCATTTGACCACCGAGGAACTGCGTGCCTATTGTAAGCAAAAATTGACGG
- a CDS encoding Crp/Fnr family transcriptional regulator — protein MEKIWYLKKINIFKGLSDEEMDYIDHVSIMKHYGKKEPIFLPHDPGDRVYLLKKGKVKIARLSAEGKELILAVLNTGEIFGEAAIFDADTRSNMAETLEDAYICEISKKNFEDLLAKKPDLAIRLTKLIGFRRRQLEMKIEDLIFRNVQTRLVRLLLNLRTTYGVPNPSGILINLKLTHAEIANLVGATRETTTLYLNQLKESGLIDFEKRKIVLLKPQALQKKLAASEG, from the coding sequence ATGGAAAAAATCTGGTATCTTAAGAAAATCAATATTTTCAAGGGATTGTCGGATGAAGAAATGGATTACATTGATCACGTCTCCATCATGAAGCACTACGGAAAAAAAGAACCCATCTTTTTGCCGCACGATCCGGGAGACCGCGTGTATCTGTTGAAAAAGGGGAAGGTGAAAATCGCCCGGCTTTCGGCGGAAGGCAAGGAGCTCATTCTGGCTGTTTTGAATACGGGGGAAATCTTTGGCGAAGCCGCGATTTTCGACGCGGACACCCGTTCCAACATGGCCGAAACCCTGGAAGATGCCTACATTTGCGAGATCAGCAAAAAGAATTTTGAAGACCTGCTGGCCAAGAAACCGGATCTGGCGATTCGTCTGACCAAGCTCATCGGCTTTCGCCGCCGCCAATTGGAAATGAAGATCGAAGACCTGATCTTCAGAAACGTACAAACCAGACTGGTTCGCCTGCTGCTGAATCTTCGCACAACCTACGGCGTTCCCAACCCCTCGGGAATCTTAATCAACCTGAAACTGACCCACGCGGAAATCGCCAATCTGGTGGGTGCCACCCGCGAAACAACCACACTCTACCTGAATCAGCTCAAAGAAAGCGGCCTGATTGATTTCGAAAAACGAAAAATTGTGCTTCTGAAACCACAGGCACTTCAGAAAAAATTGGCTGCTTCGGAAGGGTAA
- a CDS encoding DUF302 domain-containing protein, with the protein MKIKRIITSHALSMALILFAIGLVRSTPVSAQDWNLQQVKAKGTYSETVARVKKLVAGNGMMILGQVNQGKILSMTGLKLKAVSLFVGNPTMGKKIFSADPGVGIAIPVRINIFEAKDGNTYVNYFKPSTQLAPFKNKAVAMAAKMLDNKLAKLTAMLAK; encoded by the coding sequence ATGAAAATCAAACGAATCATCACAAGCCATGCGCTTTCAATGGCGCTTATTCTGTTCGCCATCGGACTTGTCCGCAGCACACCGGTCTCGGCCCAGGATTGGAACCTGCAGCAGGTTAAGGCAAAAGGCACCTACAGCGAGACCGTGGCACGCGTGAAAAAACTGGTCGCCGGAAACGGGATGATGATCCTGGGTCAGGTCAATCAGGGCAAAATCCTCTCCATGACCGGCCTGAAGCTGAAGGCGGTCTCTCTCTTTGTGGGCAACCCCACGATGGGGAAAAAGATTTTTTCAGCCGATCCCGGCGTGGGCATTGCCATTCCCGTCCGAATCAATATTTTCGAAGCAAAAGACGGAAACACCTACGTGAATTACTTCAAACCGTCGACTCAACTGGCGCCGTTCAAGAACAAAGCGGTTGCAATGGCTGCCAAAATGCTCGACAACAAACTGGCGAAACTGACGGCCATGTTGGCGAAATAA